A genome region from Mercenaria mercenaria strain notata chromosome 11, MADL_Memer_1, whole genome shotgun sequence includes the following:
- the LOC123532575 gene encoding thrombospondin-2-like encodes MEQLFGYLWYRYTEWTPQNSCSATCGIGIQSGHHGTVVRLLVVSVYRVDTMEQLFGYLWYRYTEWTPWNSCSATCGIGIQSGHHGTVVRLLVVSVYRVDTMEQLFGYLWYRYTEWTPWNSCSATCGIGIQSGHHGTVVRLLVVSVYRVDTMEQLFGYLWYRYTEWTPWNSCSATCGIGIQRRQRFCTNPPPQRFGDHCFGLNIDDQLCMPGACSDGGWSDWGSWSR; translated from the exons atgGAACAGTTGTTCGGCTACTTGTGGTATCGgtatacagagtggacaccacaGAACAGTTGTTCGGCTACTTGTGGTATCGgtatacagagtggacaccatgGAACAGTTGTTCGGCTACTTGTGGTATCGgtatacagagtggacaccatgGAACAGTTGTTCGGCTACTTGTGGTATCGgtatacagagtggacaccatgGAACAGTTGTTCGGCTACTTGTGGTATCGgtatacagagtggacaccatgGAACAGTTGTTCGGCTACTTGTGGTATCGgtatacagagtggacaccatgGAACAGTTGTTCGGCTACTTGTGGTATCGgtatacagagtggacaccatgGAACAGTTGTTCGGCTACTTGTGGTATCGgtatacagagtggacaccatgGAACAGTTGTTCGGCTACTTGTGGTATCGgtatacagagtggacaccatgGAACAGTTGTTCGGCTACTTGTGGTATCGgtatacagagtggacaccatgGAACAGTTGTTCGGCTACTTGTGGTATCGGTATACAGAGACGACAGCGTTTCTGTACGAATCCGCCACCACAGCGGTTTGGGGACCACTGCTTCGGTTTGAATATTGACGATCAGCTATGTATGCCTGGAGCTTGTAGTG ACGGCGGCTGGAGTGATTGGGGATCATGGAGCAGATGA
- the LOC123530761 gene encoding uncharacterized protein DDB_G0271670-like, which produces MRLQRILANVCLLTVNLQFVYGVPLPLNLPKENAKQEQKYYRNNEAGKKKPKDSKIELTHEEWQTIMNNIDPGNLQRIDENRYGFTGAPDEIPSDILRQIIEKHLNKLSKKTSKHSLNSPSVRKGERKESVANQKGETNKLMTNAKFNKNKKQMERELTTKSPLVLAQNGNERTTTNHQPDDTNTIEATTTEDKGATDFSELIEVVAYPTSYVSSSSMSTTSVPSLSSIFSLPSTSTSSSSSSVSSFSTITIPTSSSSVSSSSISTSSSSTSGKTSSSLSTTFSKYSSTVPSSATFSSLIFKTSSRSPSLSSSLSSISSVHITSSSSLWSLISSQTSSSTMSTSTSSSSSISTVSSSSSSSSSSSSSTSVSLSLSKQPHLHILHVKLVHNNTNDNLSHSTPKIPTV; this is translated from the exons ATGAGGCTCCAAAGAATCCTTGCAAATGTTTGTTTGCTGACAGTAAACCTCCAGTTTGTTTATG GTGTTCCTCTTCCACTAAATCTGCCTAAAGAAAATGCAAAGCAGGAGCAGAAATACTACAGAAACAATGAAGCAGGAAAAAAGAAACCAAAGGATTCTAAAATTGAACTAACGCATGAAGAGTGGCAAACTATAATGAACAATATTGACCCTGGCAATTTGCAAAGAATAGATGAAAATCGTTATGGTTTTACGGGAGCCCCGGATGAAATTCCAAGTGATATATTACgacaaatcattgaaaaacactTGAATAAACTAAGTAAGAAAACGTCAAAACATTCATTGAATTCCCCGAGTGTAAGAAAAGGTGAAAGAAAAGAATCGGTTGCTAATCAGAAAGGAGAAACAAATAAATTGATGACAAATGCAAAATTTAACAAGAACAAAAAGCAGATGGAAAGAGAATTAACTACTAAATCTCCATTAGTCCTGGCACAAAACGGAAATGAGCGTACCACAACAAATCATCAACCCGATGACACTAATACAATAGAAGCCACCACAACGGAAGATAAAGGAGCTACTGACTTTTCAGAATTAATTGAAGTTGTTGCATATCCAACAAGTTATGTATCTTCATCTTCCATGTCAACAACATCTGTACCATCTTTATCATCTATTTTCTCATTGCCATCTACATCCACCTCGTCATCTTCATCGTCTGTATCGTCGTTTAGTACAATCACGATTCCGACATCATCTTCTTCAGTATCATCCTCTTCAATTTCAACTTCGTCTTCTTCAACATCGGGCAAAACATCATCATCTTTATCGACAACATTTTCTAAATACTCATCAACAGTTCCTTCATCGGCAACGTTTAGCAGTTTAATCttcaaaacatcatcaagatCACCCTCCTTGTCGTCATCTTTATCATCAATATCTTCCGTACATATTACTTCCTCATCTTCTCTGTGGTCGTTGATTTCTAGTCAAACATCGTCATCAACAATGTCAACATCTACATCATCAAGTTCGAGTATCAGTACAGTATCATCatcctcctcctcatcatcatcttcttcttcttcaacaTCAGTGTCTTTATCGTTATCAAAACAGCCACATTTACACATTCTTCATGTAAAACTTgtacataacaatacaaatgaCAATCTTTCACACAGTACTCCCAAAATTCCTACAGTGTGA
- the LOC123531625 gene encoding uncharacterized protein LOC123531625, translating into MELSSSQTPAIPPRRSTQSTTPPPQRSATSIPSRRLRQSRTPPPRCSALNTAPSRRTTQSRTPPPRSSVQNRTSPPEDIIPPPVPARWDLCTNHVGHKYTAVCITCVKFLCNKCLLSEIYYHNQCSVVYLSDNIQQACHALKETVCENMERVNKTLTNFQTCLCKKRDRMFKKKNETISEIKHYYHRLRKLILSKLQRDEEELLKMMKGKVDEQDAVILDKIQQCCATTGTLQDKHAIIQTQEQLIDSRSNISGIECVKELVNASNYLKECERVQKDVAAVRDAFLVIRFFVNSETEQIILNSNVACVEVLNSQSENRQGVTLESERINEAARLQAISNESVNNSHGGSIERINENDELRVTLPPPHEQALDNLTDLPNNRDDSPVCRPHTDPPSEESGSLADHISDLINEFDTRLVNRSDDTEETSTVNVLTNEMILSNLLTDTAPITERGGSSVTGTSNQTTPNISADCNENAHNEVQEGSSETVDTETVDTHLEASEMDRRQSVAITVSSEPNTSAREIPVQDDDPPPPYPGLTSTPEPPGPDELPPPYPGSGPPPPYSQMPEAQQPPGRGRLQGESGRDCSRMSRHSSDSDLQSRPLEIAAPTQTSTPRLSRPKVSKAFSANEANDRRVSGIFALTSVRGKAFLIVDRWNKKLKYFSSDGASFGGLIFREEPWDITDMTEELVAVTVPKLMTLYKIKVTDSSVITTSTVPTPRSYACVAFNKVSQLFVCGQVPQFGEPVVDIIGIDGGQIIQTFRTGFNNELRFSYPRYLKVNEEGTAIVCDWNLKCLIVFKLDGSVVGRYRGTVEFPLNEPTGIAYNQLTKEIYVIDAKHNSTLGAIHIVNLNCRCKEIVRWDNEFRVARAIAPHANGYALGNKSGVLSIFATRQRR; encoded by the coding sequence ATGGAATTGTCATCATCCCAAACCCCCGCAATTCCACCTCGGCGTAGCACACAAAGTACAACACCACCGCCGCAACGCTCAGCAACATCGATTCCATCACGACGTCTAAGACAAAGTAGGACTCCCCCGCCGCGTTGTTCCGCACTAAATACAGCACCATCCCGACGCACGACACAAAGTAGAACGCCACCGCCGCGAAGTTCTGTGCAGAACAGAACATCACCTCCAGAAGATATAATACCTCCTCCTGTGCCGGCAAGATGGGACCTTTGTACCAACCACGTGGGCCACAAATACACGGCTgtatgcattacatgtgtgaagtttctgtgtaataaatgtttattGTCCGAAATCTACTACCATAATCAGTGTTCAGTAGTCTACCTCAGTGACAATATACAACAAGCTTGTCATGCTCTGAAAGAAACGGTCTGTGAGAATATGGAAAGAGTAAACAAGACGCTGACTAATTTCCAGACATGCCTGTGCAAAAAGAGGGACCgtatgtttaaaaagaaaaacgaaacaATAAGCGAGATCAAACATTATTATCATAGACTTAGGAAATTGATTCTTTCAAAATTACAAAGAGATGAAGAGGAGTTGTTAAAGATGATGAAAGGAAAGGTTGATGAACAAGATGCAGTCATTCTTGATAAAATACAGCAGTGTTGTGCTACAACTGGCACATTGCAAGACAAACATGCCATTATTCAGACGCAAGAACAATTAATTGATTCTAGAAGCAATATAAGCGGTATTGAGTGTGTAAAAGAGTTGGTAAATGCgtcaaattatttgaaagaatGTGAACGCGTGCAGAAAGACGTTGCTGCTGTTAGAGACGCTTTTCTTGTCATAAGATTTTTCGTTAATTCTGAAACTGAACAGATTATTTTGAATAGCAACGTAGCATGTGTAGAGGTGCTAAATTCTCAGTCGGAAAATCGACAGGGGGTTACACTCGAAAGCGAGAGAATAAACGAAGCAGCTCGTCTTCAAGCCATTTCTAATGAATCTGTCAATAATTCACATGGCGGATCAATAGAGAGAATAAACGAAAATGATGAGTTAAGAGTTACGCTTCCACCCCCACATGAACAAGCATTAGATAATTTAACAGATCTTCCAAATAACCGAGATGACAGCCCCGTATGTCGTCCTCATACAGATCCACCGTCGGAAGAGTCGGGCTCTTTAGCCGATCACATCAGcgatttgataaatgaatttGATACTAGACTGGTTAACAGGTCTGACGATACAGAGGAAACTTCAACAGTGAATGTGCTcacaaatgaaatgattttatcaAATCTTCTTACAGACACAGCTCCTATTACAGAGCGAGGAGGTAGCTCAGTTACCGGCACCAGTAATCAAACCACACCTAACATTTCTGCCGATTGTAATGAAAATGCGCACAACGAAGTTCAAGAAGGCAGTAGTGAAACAGTAGATACTGAAACTGTTGATACACATCTAGAAGCATCTGAAATGGACAGAAGACAATCTGTTGCTATAACTGTAAGCAGCGAACCCAATACATCGGCTCGAGAAATTCCTGTTCAAGATGACGATCCACCACCTCCTTATCCAGGACTCACGTCAACCCCAGAACCTCCCGGACCAGATGAACTGCCACCACCGTACCCAGGATCTGGTCCGCCACCGCCGTATTCGCAAATGCCGGAAGCTCAACAGCCGCCAGGTCGTGGAAGACTACAAGGGGAATCTGGAAGGGATTGTAGTAGAATGTCAAGGCATTCCAGTGATTCAGATTTGCAATCAAGGCCGCTTGAAATTGCGGCACCAACTCAGACGAGCACACCTAGACTGTCTCGCCCAAAGGTCTCTAAAGCGTTTTCCGCGAATGAGGCCAATGATAGGAGAGTATCTGGAATCTTTGCATTAACTTCGGTTCGCGGGAAAGCATTTCTAATCGTTGATAGAtggaataaaaaattaaaatattttagctCAGATGGCGCTTCCTTCGGTGGATTAATATTTCGCGAGGAACCGTGGGACATTACAGACATGACCGAGGAACTAGTCGCGGTGACGGTTCCTAAATTAATGACATTGTATAAGATTAAAGTAACGGACAGCAGTGTTATAACCACAAGCACTGTTCCAACACCACGGTCATACGCTTGTGTAGCGTTCAATAAAGTCTCGCAGTTATTTGTCTGTGGTCAAGTTCCACAGTTTGGGGAACCAGTTGTGGATATAATTGGAATAGATGGCGGACAAATAATACAGACTTTCAGAACTGGTTTTAATAACGAACTTCGGTTTTCTTATCCGCGATATTTGAAAGTAAATGAAGAAGGTACGGCTATCGTTTGTGACTGGAATCTTAAATGTTTGATTGTGTTTAAGTTGGATGGAAGTGTTGTCGGTAGATACAGAGGGACAGTAGAGTTCCCATTAAATGAGCCAACAGGGATTGCATACAACCAACTCACGAAAGAAATATACGTTATTGATGCCAAACACAATAGTACTCTTGGTGCTATACACATTGTTAATTTGAATTGtagatgcaaagaaatagttcgATGGGATAATGAATTCCGGGTTGCGCGCGCAATTGCTCCACATGCAAATGGTTATGCACTTGGAAACAAAAGTGGAGTGCTAAGTATTTTCGCAACCAGACAAAGGAGATAG